The proteins below come from a single Gordonia sp. X0973 genomic window:
- a CDS encoding glycosyltransferase, with product MTAPDRSRERVVAVIVTHRRAELLQASTAIIADQSRPVDHLVVVDNADEQVVADHVASLGIPTTYLGSKHNLGGAGGFALGMLYALALGADWVWCADDDGRPEGPDVLATLLDCAHRHGLGEVSPVVANIDDPDALAFPLRRGLVWRRKRSELFAPGEDSSDDLLPGIASLMNGALFAADTIDKVGVPDLRLFVRGDEVEMHRRLARSGIAFGTCLTTAYLHPDGSDEFRPILRGRMHTQYPDNEAKRYFTYRNRGYLMAQPGMRKLLPQEYARFAWFFLVQQHDVAGFREWLRLRKLGRTERFDRP from the coding sequence GTGACCGCACCGGACCGCTCGCGCGAGCGCGTCGTCGCGGTCATCGTGACCCATCGCCGCGCCGAACTCCTCCAGGCGTCGACGGCGATCATCGCCGACCAGTCGCGCCCGGTCGACCACCTCGTCGTCGTGGACAACGCCGACGAGCAGGTGGTCGCCGATCACGTCGCCTCCCTCGGCATCCCGACCACCTACCTGGGGTCGAAGCACAACCTGGGCGGGGCCGGCGGCTTCGCGTTGGGCATGTTGTACGCGCTCGCGCTCGGCGCCGACTGGGTGTGGTGCGCCGACGACGACGGGCGGCCCGAGGGCCCCGACGTCCTCGCGACGCTGCTCGACTGCGCGCATCGGCACGGCCTGGGCGAGGTGTCACCCGTCGTCGCCAATATCGACGATCCCGATGCGCTCGCCTTCCCGCTGCGCCGCGGATTGGTGTGGCGGCGCAAGCGGTCGGAACTGTTCGCACCGGGCGAGGACTCCTCCGACGACCTGCTGCCCGGCATCGCGTCGTTGATGAACGGAGCGCTGTTCGCCGCCGACACGATCGACAAGGTCGGCGTCCCGGATCTGCGGTTGTTCGTCCGCGGCGACGAGGTGGAGATGCACCGGCGGTTGGCGCGTTCGGGGATCGCCTTCGGCACCTGCCTGACCACCGCCTATCTGCACCCGGACGGCAGCGACGAGTTCCGCCCGATCCTGCGTGGCCGGATGCACACGCAATACCCGGACAACGAGGCGAAGCGGTACTTCACCTACCGCAACCGCGGCTACCTGATGGCCCAGCCCGGGATGCGCAAGCTGCTGCCGCAGGAGTACGCCCGGTTCGCCTGGTTCTTCCTGGTCCAGCAGCATGACGTCGCCGGATTCCGGGAATGGCTGCGACTGCGCAAGCTCGGCCGGACCGAGCGGTTCGACCGGCCCTAG
- a CDS encoding ABC transporter ATP-binding protein, translated as MPERPVYGARSKNSIVDASDVRVDAWDACVDFPIFDAKTRSFKKSVLGRAGGVIGASDSGVPMVEALRNIDLHLEHGDRVGLVGHNGAGKSTLLRLLSGIYEPTRGSCRVRGRVAPVFDLGVGMDPEISGYENIIIRGMFLGMSRKEMLAKTDDIVEFTELGDHLQMPLRTYSTGMRVRLALGVVTSIDPEILILDEGIGAVDADFMRKARVRLQALVERSGILVFASHSNEFLAQLCDRALWIDKGEIKMEGGIEEVVGAYEGPDAAAQVRKTLARMEAGE; from the coding sequence TTGCCCGAGCGCCCCGTCTACGGCGCCCGCTCCAAGAACAGCATCGTCGACGCCTCCGACGTCCGCGTCGACGCGTGGGACGCCTGCGTCGACTTCCCGATCTTCGACGCGAAGACCCGCTCGTTCAAGAAGTCGGTGCTCGGTCGCGCCGGCGGCGTCATCGGGGCCTCGGACTCGGGTGTGCCGATGGTCGAGGCGCTGCGCAACATCGACCTGCACCTCGAGCACGGCGACCGCGTCGGCCTCGTCGGGCACAACGGCGCGGGCAAGTCGACGCTGCTGCGTCTGCTCTCGGGCATCTACGAGCCGACGCGCGGTTCCTGCCGGGTGCGCGGCCGCGTGGCCCCCGTCTTCGACCTCGGCGTCGGCATGGACCCGGAGATCTCCGGATACGAGAACATCATCATCCGCGGCATGTTCCTGGGCATGTCGCGCAAGGAGATGCTGGCCAAGACCGACGACATCGTCGAGTTCACCGAGCTCGGCGATCACCTGCAGATGCCGCTGCGCACCTACTCCACCGGCATGCGCGTGCGCCTGGCGCTGGGCGTCGTCACCAGCATCGACCCGGAGATCCTGATTCTCGACGAGGGGATCGGCGCCGTCGACGCCGACTTCATGCGCAAGGCCAGGGTGCGGTTGCAGGCGCTGGTCGAGCGCTCGGGCATCCTCGTCTTCGCGAGCCACTCCAACGAGTTCCTGGCCCAGCTGTGCGACCGCGCGCTGTGGATCGACAAGGGCGAGATCAAGATGGAGGGCGGGATCGAGGAGGTCGTCGGCGCCTACGAGGGCCCGGACGCCGCCGCCCAGGTGCGCAAGACGCTGGCCCGCATGGAGGCTGGCGAGTGA
- a CDS encoding ABC transporter permease, with translation MSASLNERVIPPPPESSDSRTFRRGFADLIDGLYNWELWLHLGWTDIKQRYRRSLLGPLWITIATGVMAISMGLLYGKLIGVPYSTFLPYITLGLIFWNFIQMSILEGTVVFSTNEGLIKQLPAPVSVHVYRVVWRQLIIFAHNVVIYLIVLAVFRPKISWEALLFFPAMALYILNAVWITIVFGILSTRFRDISQLMSTIVQLVFFMTPIIWMITPTMKQSMGTRTKLVELNPLYHYIEIGRAPLLGEHVEFYHWLVVLGCTAIGCLVAMVIMRNYRSRVAYWV, from the coding sequence GTGTCTGCCTCACTCAACGAGCGGGTGATCCCGCCCCCGCCGGAGTCGTCGGACTCCCGCACGTTTCGTCGCGGGTTCGCCGACCTCATCGACGGGCTCTACAACTGGGAGTTGTGGCTGCACCTGGGGTGGACCGACATCAAGCAGCGCTACCGCCGCTCGCTGCTGGGACCGCTGTGGATCACCATCGCGACCGGCGTCATGGCCATCTCCATGGGCCTGCTGTACGGCAAGCTGATCGGCGTTCCGTATTCGACCTTCCTGCCGTACATCACCCTCGGTCTGATCTTCTGGAACTTCATCCAGATGTCGATCCTGGAGGGCACCGTCGTGTTCTCCACCAACGAGGGCTTGATCAAGCAGCTCCCGGCGCCGGTGAGCGTGCACGTCTATCGCGTCGTGTGGCGGCAGCTGATCATTTTCGCGCACAACGTCGTCATCTATCTCATCGTGTTGGCCGTCTTCCGGCCGAAGATCAGCTGGGAGGCGCTGCTGTTCTTCCCGGCGATGGCGCTCTACATCCTCAACGCCGTGTGGATCACCATCGTGTTCGGCATCCTCTCCACCCGCTTCCGCGACATCTCGCAGCTGATGTCGACCATCGTGCAGCTGGTCTTCTTCATGACGCCGATCATCTGGATGATCACGCCGACGATGAAGCAGAGCATGGGCACGCGGACCAAGCTCGTCGAACTCAACCCGCTGTACCACTACATCGAGATCGGGCGCGCCCCGCTGCTCGGCGAGCACGTGGAGTTCTACCACTGGCTCGTCGTGCTCGGGTGCACCGCGATCGGCTGCCTGGTGGCGATGGTCATCATGCGCAACTACCGCTCACGCGTGGCGTACTGGGTTTAG
- a CDS encoding bacterial proteasome activator family protein — protein MSHGFGNPLPSPDDPDAPQQIIVVGNGGENPGDDSSTVADMVEQPAKVMRIGTMIKQLLEEVKAAPLDEASRNRLRDIHQSSIRELEDGLAPELREELERLALPFTDDATPSDAELRIAQAQLVGWLEGLFHGIQTALFAQQMAARAQLEQMRQGALPGPAGPQAHPPGQGQYL, from the coding sequence ATGAGTCACGGCTTCGGAAACCCCCTCCCCTCCCCGGACGACCCAGATGCCCCACAGCAGATCATCGTCGTGGGCAACGGGGGCGAGAATCCGGGCGACGACTCCTCGACGGTTGCCGACATGGTCGAGCAACCGGCCAAGGTCATGCGCATCGGCACGATGATCAAACAGCTCCTGGAGGAGGTGAAGGCCGCCCCGCTCGACGAGGCATCGCGCAACCGCCTGCGCGACATCCACCAGTCGTCGATCCGCGAACTCGAGGACGGCCTGGCCCCGGAACTCCGCGAGGAACTGGAGCGGCTGGCACTGCCCTTCACCGACGACGCCACCCCCTCCGACGCGGAGCTGCGCATCGCGCAGGCGCAGCTGGTCGGCTGGCTCGAGGGACTGTTCCACGGCATCCAGACCGCACTGTTCGCCCAGCAGATGGCGGCCCGCGCGCAACTGGAGCAGATGCGCCAGGGAGCGCTGCCCGGACCGGCCGGACCTCAGGCCCACCCGCCGGGGCAGGGGCAGTACCTCTAG
- a CDS encoding aminotransferase class V-fold PLP-dependent enzyme yields MPFDVAHARGLFPVLGDGWIRLDPQAGMPIPASVSMAVSSGFRELTSDPGTFNPASRTAAEALVAARRAVADLVKGDPAGVVIGPSAAHLVSLLADSFGAQSWWGTEVVLSRDSDPANIGPWERRAVASGARVRWADVDIETGTVPVEQYTEAIREATKVVAAPLGSSTTGAVTDLAQVSGKAHAVGALFVVDATAAAPYLPLDIADSGADVMIVSAHRWGGPRLAAMVFTDPARIDRLDRIALDPRATGPARLELEPPAGGLLAGLVASVEHLAGLDEAVLGKRRRRLGTSMDGLYEYLQRLDFYLVNSLQSLSAVRVYGVTEQRIPIVSFMVDGVPAEQVVSRLAGNGVRALANLPSAALERIGVGDEGGAVTVGLGPYSTPYEVDHLVRTLGSLA; encoded by the coding sequence ATGCCGTTCGACGTCGCCCATGCCAGGGGGCTGTTCCCCGTGTTGGGCGACGGTTGGATCCGCCTCGATCCGCAGGCCGGGATGCCCATTCCGGCGTCGGTCTCGATGGCGGTTTCCTCGGGTTTTCGTGAACTGACGAGTGACCCGGGCACCTTCAATCCGGCCTCGCGCACCGCGGCCGAGGCACTGGTCGCGGCGCGTCGGGCGGTTGCCGACCTGGTCAAGGGCGATCCGGCCGGCGTGGTGATCGGGCCGTCGGCGGCGCATCTGGTGTCGCTGCTCGCCGACTCCTTCGGCGCCCAGTCGTGGTGGGGCACCGAGGTCGTCCTGTCCCGCGACAGTGATCCCGCCAACATCGGCCCCTGGGAGCGTCGAGCCGTGGCGTCGGGGGCCCGTGTCCGCTGGGCCGACGTCGACATCGAGACCGGGACGGTTCCGGTGGAGCAGTACACCGAGGCGATCCGCGAGGCGACCAAGGTGGTGGCCGCACCGCTCGGCTCGTCGACGACCGGGGCGGTGACCGATCTGGCGCAGGTGAGCGGCAAGGCGCACGCGGTCGGGGCGCTGTTCGTCGTCGACGCGACGGCCGCCGCGCCGTATCTCCCCCTCGACATCGCCGACTCGGGGGCCGACGTGATGATCGTCTCGGCCCACCGCTGGGGCGGGCCGCGGTTGGCGGCGATGGTGTTCACCGACCCGGCGCGCATCGACCGGCTCGACCGGATCGCCCTCGACCCGCGCGCCACCGGTCCGGCACGTCTGGAGCTGGAACCCCCGGCGGGCGGACTCTTGGCCGGGTTGGTGGCCTCCGTCGAGCATCTCGCCGGGCTCGACGAAGCGGTGCTGGGGAAGCGTCGCCGCCGGTTGGGCACCTCGATGGACGGGCTGTACGAATACCTCCAGCGGCTCGACTTCTACCTGGTGAACTCGCTGCAGAGCCTGTCGGCGGTGCGGGTGTACGGCGTCACCGAGCAGCGCATCCCGATCGTCAGCTTCATGGTCGACGGGGTGCCGGCCGAGCAAGTCGTGAGCCGACTCGCGGGCAACGGCGTGCGCGCGCTGGCGAATCTGCCCAGTGCCGCGCTGGAGCGGATCGGCGTCGGCGACGAGGGTGGCGCGGTCACCGTCGGCCTCGGTCCGTACTCGACGCCGTACGAGGTCGACCATCTGGTGCGCACACTCGGGTCCCTCGCCTGA
- a CDS encoding MarR family winged helix-turn-helix transcriptional regulator, protein MTAVREHDHGDGPDAEGTPLTDEQRTTWDAVVDGGWKLFATVNHYLADAGFTSTPDLRVMEALGRESQMRISDIAAATHIQMSTVSRQISRLIEQGMVERVTEIDEDDARHRWVRPTAEGSDYLDGLVRCRDAALREHVLSVLDEEEFRRLGEIFRKLA, encoded by the coding sequence ATGACTGCGGTACGCGAACACGACCACGGAGACGGACCCGACGCAGAGGGGACCCCTCTGACCGATGAGCAGCGGACGACTTGGGATGCCGTCGTCGACGGCGGCTGGAAGCTCTTCGCCACCGTGAACCACTACCTCGCCGACGCGGGGTTCACCTCGACACCGGATCTGCGGGTGATGGAAGCGCTCGGCCGGGAATCGCAGATGCGCATCTCCGACATCGCCGCGGCGACCCACATCCAGATGAGTACCGTCTCCCGTCAGATCAGCCGACTCATCGAGCAGGGGATGGTCGAGCGGGTCACCGAGATCGACGAGGACGATGCCCGGCATCGGTGGGTGCGCCCGACCGCGGAGGGGAGCGACTACCTCGACGGGTTGGTGCGCTGCCGCGACGCCGCGCTGCGCGAACACGTTCTGAGCGTCCTCGACGAGGAGGAGTTCCGCCGCCTCGGCGAGATCTTCCGCAAACTCGCGTAG
- the pnuC gene encoding nicotinamide riboside transporter PnuC, translating to MAAHWAEVVGFATGAGCVVLAARRNIANFPLGIANNLVFLALFIHNGVYANAGLQVVYLVLGVHGWLNWRAQRDDSEFVQHVPRPMVPILVGAGVVGTAALWWVLRDFTDSKVPLADAATTAVSLVAQYMLNRRWLECWYVWIAVDVAYVVMYGVIGLPITAALYLLFIGLCVQGLLGWRRHRAQTAAVGAAA from the coding sequence ATGGCGGCCCACTGGGCCGAGGTGGTCGGGTTTGCCACCGGCGCCGGCTGCGTCGTACTCGCGGCCCGGCGGAACATCGCGAACTTCCCGTTGGGAATCGCCAACAATCTCGTTTTCCTCGCGCTGTTCATCCACAACGGCGTCTACGCGAACGCGGGTCTGCAGGTGGTCTATCTCGTGCTCGGCGTGCACGGTTGGCTGAACTGGCGGGCCCAGCGCGACGATTCCGAGTTCGTCCAGCACGTTCCGCGGCCGATGGTCCCGATCCTCGTCGGCGCCGGCGTGGTCGGCACGGCCGCGCTCTGGTGGGTGCTGCGGGACTTCACCGATTCGAAGGTCCCACTCGCCGATGCGGCGACGACGGCGGTCAGCCTCGTCGCCCAGTACATGCTGAATCGTCGGTGGCTCGAATGCTGGTACGTCTGGATCGCCGTCGATGTCGCCTACGTGGTGATGTACGGCGTGATCGGGTTGCCGATCACCGCCGCGCTGTACCTGCTGTTCATCGGGTTGTGCGTGCAGGGATTGCTCGGCTGGCGCAGGCACCGGGCGCAGACCGCAGCCGTCGGAGCGGCCGCGTGA
- a CDS encoding AAA family ATPase translates to MTARFGHGLIIGKFYPPHCGHDHLIRTAVRDCRRVTVEVIASSVETIPVEERAAWLRQTHPTVDVIATVDDTPVDYGSTAAWDAHTAIITGLLRDFGTCRDDVDAVFTSDDYGAELARRLDATWVQVDPGRIDNPVSGTQVREDLFRWWPMLSPSVRGDMVRRAVVVGAESTGTTTLAQALAQHYGTSWVPEYGREYSVTRAGGLGTPWRSDEFDLIVDRQQRNERAAARTSPTPLLICDTDVLATSVWHERYVGSASPTVVAAAASHRPLCYVLTGDEIPFVDDGLRDGEHIRHGMARRFREVLAAQPVPWIEVSGEPEARLAQAVAFIDEQSGAAFTFAQPLDQVGQPSSSATRRR, encoded by the coding sequence GTGACCGCCCGGTTCGGGCACGGCCTGATCATCGGTAAGTTCTATCCGCCGCACTGCGGGCACGACCACCTGATCCGTACGGCCGTCCGCGACTGCCGCCGTGTCACCGTCGAAGTCATCGCGTCGTCGGTCGAGACGATCCCGGTCGAGGAGCGGGCCGCGTGGCTACGGCAAACCCATCCGACGGTCGACGTGATCGCCACCGTCGACGACACGCCCGTCGACTACGGGTCGACGGCCGCCTGGGATGCGCACACCGCGATCATCACCGGGCTGCTGCGGGATTTCGGCACGTGTCGAGACGACGTCGACGCGGTGTTCACCAGCGACGACTACGGTGCCGAACTCGCCCGACGCCTGGACGCGACCTGGGTCCAGGTGGACCCCGGGCGAATCGACAACCCGGTGTCGGGAACCCAGGTGCGCGAGGACCTGTTCCGGTGGTGGCCGATGCTGTCGCCGTCGGTGCGCGGGGACATGGTGCGGCGTGCCGTCGTGGTCGGCGCGGAGTCGACCGGCACGACGACGCTGGCCCAGGCGTTGGCTCAGCACTACGGGACGTCGTGGGTGCCGGAATACGGGCGGGAATACTCGGTGACGCGCGCCGGCGGGCTCGGTACCCCGTGGCGCAGCGACGAGTTCGATCTCATCGTCGACAGGCAGCAGCGCAACGAGCGTGCGGCGGCGCGGACCTCCCCCACGCCGCTGTTGATCTGCGACACCGATGTACTCGCCACCTCGGTCTGGCACGAGCGGTACGTCGGGTCGGCGTCGCCGACGGTCGTGGCCGCGGCGGCCAGTCACCGCCCGCTCTGTTACGTCCTCACCGGTGACGAGATCCCGTTCGTCGACGACGGGCTGCGCGACGGCGAGCACATCCGGCACGGCATGGCCCGGCGCTTTCGGGAGGTCTTGGCGGCACAACCGGTCCCGTGGATCGAGGTATCGGGTGAGCCGGAGGCGCGACTGGCGCAGGCCGTCGCCTTCATCGACGAGCAGAGTGGTGCGGCCTTCACGTTTGCGCAGCCGTTGGATCAGGTCGGCCAACCGTCGTCGTCGGCTACTCGTCGACGGTGA
- a CDS encoding NAD(P)H-quinone oxidoreductase, with protein sequence MRAIACHDGEFTVEDVPTPAIANNEVLIRVAAAGVNRADLLQRRGLYPPPPGASAIIGLEVSGTITQVGAHITEFRVGDQVCALLAGGGYAEFVAVPAAQVIPLPTGISLHDAAAIPEVACTVVSNLILTAHLQRDELLLIHGGSSGIGTHAIQLAKHLGARVAVTARTRDKLDFCRELGADILINYADEDFVEVIKEAGGADVILDIIGAKYLERNVEALNTGGRLVIIGMQGGVKGELNIAQLMGKRASVIGTTLRARPTYGPGGKAEVVAKTLELTLPLLSNGTIKPIIDSSFPLADAAAAHDRLDSGDAIGKVLLTVDE encoded by the coding sequence ATGCGTGCCATTGCCTGTCACGACGGCGAGTTCACCGTCGAAGACGTCCCGACGCCTGCGATCGCGAACAACGAGGTACTCATCCGGGTGGCCGCTGCCGGGGTGAACCGCGCCGACCTGCTGCAACGACGCGGCCTGTATCCACCGCCGCCGGGGGCGAGCGCCATCATCGGCCTGGAGGTCTCGGGGACGATCACACAGGTGGGCGCGCACATCACCGAGTTCCGCGTCGGCGACCAGGTCTGTGCGCTCCTCGCCGGCGGCGGCTACGCCGAGTTCGTCGCGGTGCCGGCCGCGCAGGTCATCCCGCTGCCCACCGGCATCTCGCTGCATGACGCGGCGGCGATCCCGGAGGTCGCGTGCACCGTCGTCTCCAACCTCATCCTCACCGCGCATCTGCAGCGCGACGAGTTGCTACTCATCCACGGCGGCAGCAGCGGGATCGGGACACACGCGATCCAACTCGCCAAGCACCTCGGAGCACGCGTCGCCGTCACCGCGCGCACCCGGGACAAACTGGACTTCTGCCGCGAACTCGGCGCCGACATCCTGATCAACTATGCCGACGAGGATTTCGTCGAGGTGATCAAGGAGGCCGGCGGTGCCGACGTCATCCTCGACATCATCGGGGCGAAGTACCTGGAGCGCAACGTCGAGGCGCTGAACACCGGGGGCCGCCTGGTGATCATCGGCATGCAGGGCGGGGTCAAGGGCGAGCTGAACATCGCGCAGCTGATGGGCAAACGGGCCAGCGTCATCGGCACCACGCTGCGCGCCCGCCCCACCTACGGACCGGGCGGCAAGGCGGAAGTCGTCGCGAAGACACTCGAACTCACCCTGCCCCTGCTGTCCAACGGGACGATCAAACCGATCATCGACTCGAGCTTCCCCCTCGCCGACGCGGCCGCCGCCCACGACCGCCTCGACAGCGGCGACGCCATCGGGAAGGTCTTGCTCACCGTCGACGAGTAG
- a CDS encoding multidrug efflux SMR transporter, with amino-acid sequence MSWIMLIVSGLMEAVWATALGRSDGLSKATPSIVFGVALLVSMAGLAYAMRDIPTGTAYAVWVGIGAAVTVMYAMASGAEAANLMRIVCLIAIVGGVVGLKLAA; translated from the coding sequence ATGTCCTGGATCATGCTGATCGTCTCGGGTCTGATGGAGGCCGTCTGGGCGACAGCACTCGGCCGGTCGGACGGGTTGTCGAAGGCCACCCCGTCGATCGTGTTCGGCGTCGCGCTGCTCGTCAGCATGGCCGGACTCGCGTACGCCATGCGCGACATCCCGACCGGGACGGCCTACGCGGTATGGGTCGGCATCGGCGCAGCGGTGACGGTTATGTACGCGATGGCTTCTGGAGCGGAGGCCGCCAACCTCATGCGCATCGTCTGCCTGATCGCCATCGTGGGCGGCGTGGTCGGGCTGAAACTCGCGGCCTGA
- a CDS encoding alpha/beta hydrolase: protein MESARAALGGNTPKLDGSIDAAYRAIDKADSWYGLVRDAANERMTQEYDHAQEVRNVLNQIEDEVDDAATDLGYAKSHVLRAVDDAMAEGFTVGPDGTVSHPDEDKQDEAQTRQAVITAGLNTVDDLDERYGSKLNGLVADLGSMVKGQPDMQIPGIGSIDPDALVGRLERMTPDERADLLGKLTPEQLRRLSQADPDKIGNMDGVPFQTRIDANETNIRNALQDERQKQPRDQARITALQGMLDPIPDPLHVSNGGYDGQIERTFLAFKNNGNGHMIELVGAIGRDTRNAAVYVPGTNSNMNGSQTNHDAAWNLAKKSGAPVILYMNGDLPQDMWPTFGDSDAFDTTPAKQMAPGLVSFGKELDRTLDGVAPDAKTTYIGHSYGGSVVGTAEQLGLNADRVIYASSAGTGVIDDQPWTNPNHDVKRYSLTPPGDPIHLSQDAPMQHGGDPDTAPGVTRIDSGYYSNGSLVAGRESHGHYWDDPGSDAFENMVKVIKGDEPTPYVKRAPDYAFAYNQGIVDFFNDPFSIFHDDDDTTILAPGPLGEPPPGRPVA from the coding sequence TTGGAGAGCGCGCGAGCGGCGCTGGGTGGCAATACGCCGAAGCTCGACGGGTCGATTGATGCGGCGTATCGAGCGATCGACAAGGCCGATTCGTGGTACGGGCTGGTGCGGGACGCAGCCAACGAACGGATGACCCAGGAGTACGACCACGCGCAGGAGGTGCGCAACGTGCTCAATCAGATCGAAGACGAGGTCGACGACGCCGCCACCGATCTGGGATATGCCAAGTCACATGTGCTTCGAGCCGTCGACGACGCGATGGCCGAAGGGTTCACCGTCGGGCCCGACGGAACTGTTTCCCACCCGGACGAGGACAAGCAAGACGAGGCGCAGACCCGGCAGGCGGTGATCACAGCCGGACTCAACACGGTTGATGATCTGGACGAGAGGTACGGGTCGAAGCTGAACGGGTTGGTTGCCGACCTCGGATCGATGGTCAAGGGCCAACCGGATATGCAGATTCCGGGGATCGGATCGATAGATCCCGACGCGCTGGTCGGTCGTCTGGAACGGATGACGCCCGACGAACGCGCGGATCTGTTGGGGAAACTGACCCCTGAGCAACTGCGCCGCCTCTCGCAGGCCGATCCGGACAAGATTGGCAATATGGACGGAGTCCCGTTCCAGACGCGGATCGACGCGAACGAGACGAATATCCGCAACGCGCTGCAGGACGAGAGGCAGAAGCAGCCGCGGGACCAGGCTCGAATCACGGCATTGCAGGGGATGCTAGATCCGATCCCTGATCCACTCCACGTGTCGAACGGTGGGTATGACGGCCAAATTGAACGGACTTTTCTCGCGTTCAAGAACAACGGAAACGGGCACATGATCGAGCTAGTTGGCGCGATCGGTCGGGATACCAGGAATGCCGCGGTGTATGTGCCCGGAACGAACTCGAATATGAACGGGAGTCAGACCAACCACGATGCGGCCTGGAACCTGGCCAAGAAGTCGGGGGCGCCTGTCATCCTCTATATGAACGGTGACCTTCCGCAAGACATGTGGCCGACGTTCGGTGACTCCGACGCATTCGACACGACACCCGCCAAGCAGATGGCGCCGGGGCTGGTGAGTTTCGGGAAGGAACTGGACCGCACTCTGGACGGCGTGGCACCGGATGCGAAGACCACGTACATCGGCCACTCCTATGGGGGCTCTGTCGTGGGAACTGCCGAACAGTTGGGGCTGAATGCCGATCGGGTCATCTACGCGTCGTCGGCGGGGACCGGAGTCATCGACGACCAACCGTGGACTAACCCCAATCACGACGTCAAGCGGTACTCCCTGACTCCTCCCGGTGATCCCATCCATCTCTCGCAGGATGCTCCCATGCAGCACGGTGGCGACCCGGACACGGCGCCGGGAGTCACTCGGATCGACAGCGGCTACTACTCCAACGGCTCGCTCGTCGCTGGTAGGGAATCACACGGACATTACTGGGACGACCCCGGTTCCGATGCCTTCGAAAACATGGTCAAAGTGATCAAGGGCGACGAACCGACTCCGTACGTGAAACGCGCCCCTGACTATGCCTTCGCCTACAACCAGGGCATCGTCGACTTCTTCAACGATCCATTTAGCATTTTCCATGATGACGACGACACAACAATCTTGGCTCCAGGGCCATTGGGAGAGCCGCCGCCGGGGCGGCCGGTGGCGTGA
- a CDS encoding aminoglycoside phosphotransferase family protein, producing the protein MIPEGLRAQRRLGPDWARWLDGLPKRCDDLLADWDLVMAGDPMHGFASIVIPVRSDGLDAVLKIGFDSAPDTAQEHLALQEWAGDGAVRMYRADPGRRAMLLERLSTVDLTGEWDLAACEVVAGFYPRLHRRAGPRFRPLSGFLRTWLDEMAADADDLPVPPRLLDRAVARGREFVADPDCDGRIIHGDLHYENVLAAQREPWLVIDPQPMSGDPHYEIAPLLWNRWEEMDGYLRESIRRRFATAVEAAGFDEDRARDWVIVRMVVNAHWSLQDAKRMNRPLDAGERDWITKCISVAKAVQR; encoded by the coding sequence GTGATCCCCGAGGGTCTGCGGGCACAACGCCGACTCGGCCCCGACTGGGCGCGCTGGCTCGACGGGCTGCCCAAGCGGTGCGACGATCTGCTCGCCGACTGGGACCTCGTCATGGCTGGCGATCCCATGCACGGCTTCGCGTCGATCGTCATCCCGGTCCGGTCCGACGGGCTGGACGCGGTACTCAAGATCGGCTTCGACTCTGCTCCCGACACCGCCCAAGAACATCTCGCGCTGCAGGAGTGGGCGGGCGACGGCGCGGTCCGCATGTACCGCGCCGACCCGGGCCGGCGGGCGATGCTGCTCGAGCGCCTGAGCACCGTCGACCTCACCGGCGAGTGGGATCTGGCGGCGTGCGAGGTCGTCGCCGGCTTCTACCCGCGCCTGCATCGCCGCGCGGGTCCGCGGTTCCGCCCGCTGAGCGGCTTCCTGCGAACCTGGCTCGACGAGATGGCCGCCGACGCCGACGACCTGCCCGTCCCGCCGCGCCTGCTCGACCGTGCAGTGGCGCGCGGCCGCGAGTTCGTGGCCGACCCCGACTGCGACGGCCGGATCATCCACGGCGACCTGCACTACGAAAACGTGTTGGCCGCGCAGCGCGAACCCTGGCTCGTCATCGACCCGCAGCCGATGTCGGGCGACCCGCACTACGAGATCGCGCCGCTGCTCTGGAACCGCTGGGAGGAGATGGACGGCTACCTGCGCGAATCGATCCGCCGTCGCTTCGCCACCGCCGTCGAAGCGGCCGGATTCGACGAGGATCGCGCCCGCGACTGGGTGATCGTGCGGATGGTCGTCAACGCACACTGGAGCCTGCAGGACGCCAAGCGGATGAACCGCCCGCTCGACGCCGGCGAGCGCGACTGGATCACCAAGTGCATCAGCGTCGCCAAGGCGGTCCAGCGCTAG